One window from the genome of Oceaniferula flava encodes:
- the mpl gene encoding UDP-N-acetylmuramate:L-alanyl-gamma-D-glutamyl-meso-diaminopimelate ligase, with protein sequence MQHVHFIGICGTAMGSVAAAMKAKGFTVTGSDENVYPPMSTFLEDQGVQIFPGFKAENIPETAEVIVVGNAISRGNEEAEAALERKLLYVSLPEILKEHFLRGKRNLVVSGTHGKTTTSSLLAWLLKNAGVDPSHMIGGIPRNLGKGAAFTDSDFVVLEGDEYDTAFFDKRSKFLHYLPEVVVVNNVEYDHADIYDSLDEIKLTFRRLLNIVPRNGMAFVNGDCPNSLDVADGAPAPVTTVGLGESCDLQVTEIEYASDCTRFDLDGERYQIPMAGEFNVRNAAMAVCAAKFSGFTPDQIRDGLLSFEGIARRQEVRGIAGGVRVIDDFAHHPTAIGLAVDSLRQQYSDSRLWVIFEPRSNTTRRNIFQNELASSLSKADFAIVPAVPDPEKVPEADRLNPVKLVADVQSSGTECWYCETVTDIVALVGDKAQSGDTVAVLSNGGFEGIHQKLLDRLS encoded by the coding sequence ATGCAACACGTTCACTTTATTGGAATTTGTGGAACCGCCATGGGTTCCGTCGCGGCCGCGATGAAGGCCAAAGGATTCACCGTCACCGGCTCCGACGAAAATGTCTACCCTCCGATGTCCACCTTCCTCGAAGATCAGGGGGTGCAGATTTTCCCGGGATTTAAAGCCGAGAACATTCCGGAAACCGCCGAGGTCATCGTCGTGGGGAATGCGATCAGTCGCGGCAACGAAGAAGCCGAAGCGGCGCTCGAGCGCAAGCTGCTCTACGTTTCCCTGCCGGAAATCCTCAAGGAGCATTTCCTCCGCGGCAAGCGCAACCTCGTGGTCAGCGGCACCCATGGCAAGACGACCACCAGCTCGTTGCTCGCCTGGCTGCTGAAAAATGCCGGCGTCGATCCGAGCCACATGATTGGCGGAATTCCACGCAACCTGGGAAAAGGTGCGGCGTTCACCGACTCCGATTTTGTTGTCCTCGAGGGGGATGAATACGACACCGCTTTCTTCGACAAGCGCTCGAAGTTCCTCCACTACTTGCCCGAAGTGGTGGTGGTGAACAACGTGGAATACGATCACGCCGACATCTACGATTCGCTCGATGAAATCAAGCTGACCTTCCGTCGCTTGCTCAACATCGTGCCGCGCAATGGCATGGCCTTTGTCAATGGCGACTGCCCTAACAGCCTTGATGTCGCCGATGGTGCACCGGCCCCGGTCACCACCGTGGGATTGGGTGAAAGCTGTGACCTGCAGGTGACCGAGATCGAATACGCCTCCGACTGCACCCGCTTCGATCTCGATGGCGAACGCTACCAAATCCCGATGGCCGGTGAGTTCAATGTGCGCAATGCTGCCATGGCAGTCTGTGCGGCCAAGTTCTCCGGCTTCACCCCGGATCAGATCCGCGATGGGCTGCTGAGCTTCGAAGGCATTGCACGGCGTCAGGAAGTGCGTGGCATCGCAGGAGGTGTGCGTGTGATTGATGACTTCGCCCACCACCCCACGGCTATTGGTCTGGCGGTTGATAGCTTGCGTCAGCAATACTCGGACTCCCGACTCTGGGTGATCTTCGAGCCACGCTCGAACACCACGCGGCGAAACATTTTCCAAAACGAACTCGCCAGCTCACTGAGCAAGGCGGACTTCGCCATCGTGCCCGCCGTGCCGGATCCGGAAAAAGTGCCTGAGGCAGATCGCTTGAACCCGGTAAAACTCGTCGCCGATGTGCAGAGCTCCGGCACCGAATGTTGGTACTGCGAAACGGTCACTGACATCGTCGCATTGGTGGGGGATAAGGCTCAGTCGGGTGACACGGTTGCCGTGCTCAGCAATGGTGGCTTCGAGGGGATTCATCAGAAATTGTTAGATCGTTTAAGCTAA
- a CDS encoding DMT family transporter, whose product MTVSPRMCPFAVLLCALLWGSAFPGIKAIYAEWENIQVLPDMQNRLLLAGVRFIIGGFVLLLISKSPIKQLKSTPFLPLLGFAAAQTGIQYAMFYTALAVSSAVLGGLLVASGSFWWLLLAPLILKTPWPTRVQWSLIGIGAAGVLLAVYKPGAGSGQPVLGGILFCASTLSGTLGVIILQRVLKTMGARAATGYGLLLGGIMLTLAGAGAWSDFTQLFNLKVILLTCYLAMVSAVGFGLWNYLTSLFPVNLLAGYRFLVPVCAVVESSLLVAGETPGLGIWIGGLLVIFSVVALQRVKVVQ is encoded by the coding sequence ATGACTGTTTCCCCCCGCATGTGCCCCTTTGCGGTGCTGCTCTGCGCTCTGCTCTGGGGCAGTGCCTTCCCTGGGATTAAAGCGATTTATGCCGAGTGGGAGAACATTCAGGTGCTCCCCGACATGCAGAATCGGCTGCTGCTCGCGGGGGTGCGTTTCATCATTGGCGGCTTCGTGCTACTGCTGATTTCCAAGAGCCCGATCAAGCAGCTGAAAAGCACGCCTTTCTTGCCCTTGTTAGGATTTGCGGCGGCTCAGACCGGGATTCAGTATGCTATGTTTTACACCGCCTTGGCGGTGTCGAGCGCGGTGCTCGGCGGCTTGCTGGTGGCCTCGGGGAGCTTTTGGTGGCTGCTGCTGGCGCCGCTGATTCTCAAGACGCCATGGCCCACACGCGTGCAGTGGAGCCTGATTGGGATTGGTGCGGCAGGCGTGCTTCTGGCGGTCTACAAGCCGGGGGCTGGTAGCGGTCAGCCGGTGCTCGGTGGCATACTTTTCTGTGCCAGCACATTGAGTGGCACCTTGGGCGTGATCATTCTCCAGCGAGTTTTGAAAACCATGGGAGCGCGTGCTGCGACAGGTTACGGACTTCTGCTAGGCGGCATCATGTTAACCTTGGCTGGCGCCGGTGCGTGGTCGGATTTTACTCAATTATTCAACCTGAAGGTGATCTTGCTGACCTGCTACCTTGCCATGGTTTCCGCGGTGGGATTTGGTTTGTGGAACTATCTCACCAGCTTGTTCCCCGTGAACTTGCTTGCCGGGTATCGCTTTCTGGTCCCTGTGTGTGCGGTGGTGGAGTCGTCGCTGCTAGTCGCTGGCGAGACCCCGGGACTTGGGATCTGGATCGGCGGCTTGCTGGTGATTTTTTCGGTCGTTGCCCTACAGAGAGTTAAGGTAGTGCAGTAG
- a CDS encoding PEP-CTERM sorting domain-containing protein, translated as MKLNIFLFLAAASLSANAATVDTTLGSYAGGNSNTWQTTMGVGDDTSFSSQVSTWGWEALDLNSSGGTGWRHTSQWLELTLTEDAIVTINISNDPTETIAVGTQELFPSFTIYSGFNNENATQAHTYNNRADTTLSGAADPLIYLNHVANSTEDSINVSYSLAAGDYTFAIGGFAEEVEGVDSVNRTYFASVTTTAVPEPSSLLLLGLSSLGLLRRRR; from the coding sequence ATGAAACTAAACATCTTCTTATTCCTCGCTGCAGCTAGCCTCAGCGCGAACGCTGCCACAGTCGACACCACCCTGGGGTCCTATGCGGGAGGCAACTCAAACACGTGGCAAACAACCATGGGAGTCGGCGACGACACCTCGTTTTCCAGTCAGGTGAGCACTTGGGGTTGGGAAGCTCTCGACCTGAACTCATCAGGCGGCACTGGTTGGCGGCACACCTCCCAGTGGCTTGAGCTTACCCTAACGGAAGACGCCATTGTCACGATTAACATTAGCAATGACCCGACAGAAACCATCGCCGTAGGCACCCAGGAACTCTTCCCTTCGTTCACCATCTACAGCGGCTTCAACAACGAGAATGCTACTCAGGCACATACGTATAACAACCGCGCTGACACAACGCTATCAGGCGCCGCCGATCCACTGATCTACCTGAACCACGTGGCTAACTCCACGGAGGATAGCATCAATGTCAGCTACAGCCTCGCAGCGGGAGACTACACCTTCGCCATCGGCGGATTTGCAGAAGAGGTGGAAGGAGTAGATTCGGTCAATCGCACCTACTTTGCCTCTGTCACCACCACCGCAGTTCCAGAGCCGAGCAGCCTGTTACTTCTCGGCCTGTCATCTCTCGGCTTACTTCGCCGTCGTCGTTAG
- a CDS encoding HAD family hydrolase: MAIAQNTIALVFDYDQTLSPSYMQDDVVFPEFGINPESFWKKCNALVQDQQWDGELAYMQCLLDYLEMDQVSNARLTELGSNLSYFPGVPEMFDGIRDACLTDDHHAQDIRLEYYIVSSGLKALLEGSSIRNQFRAIYGCEFGEDKQGHIRFSKRTISHTTKTQYLFRINKGLLDYSEDVNDHLAPELRPIPFENMVYVGDGPTDVPCFTVMRKNGGNAIAVYNPEDPSRRSFRKCYQLCAKADRVKHIAPADYRQGSHLRLLLEQMVSEIADNILLRRTNEIQGGTVSAPHF, translated from the coding sequence ATGGCCATTGCACAAAATACCATCGCGCTCGTTTTCGACTACGATCAGACGCTCAGTCCGAGCTACATGCAGGATGATGTCGTGTTCCCTGAATTCGGCATCAATCCGGAGTCGTTTTGGAAAAAGTGCAACGCGCTGGTGCAAGACCAGCAATGGGATGGTGAGCTGGCTTACATGCAATGTTTGTTAGATTATCTGGAAATGGACCAAGTATCCAATGCCCGCCTCACCGAGCTAGGTAGCAACCTGAGCTATTTCCCCGGCGTGCCGGAAATGTTCGACGGCATCCGCGATGCGTGCCTGACCGATGACCATCATGCGCAAGATATCCGACTGGAATACTACATCGTCTCGTCCGGTCTCAAGGCCCTCTTGGAAGGCAGCAGCATTCGCAATCAATTCCGTGCAATTTACGGCTGTGAATTTGGCGAAGACAAGCAGGGCCATATCCGCTTTTCCAAACGCACCATTTCCCACACCACAAAAACCCAATATTTGTTCCGAATCAACAAGGGGTTGTTAGACTACTCCGAAGACGTCAACGATCACCTCGCGCCCGAACTGCGCCCGATCCCTTTCGAGAATATGGTTTATGTCGGCGATGGCCCGACGGATGTTCCCTGCTTCACGGTGATGCGTAAGAATGGTGGCAATGCCATCGCGGTGTATAATCCGGAAGACCCCAGCCGCCGCAGCTTCCGAAAGTGCTACCAGCTCTGTGCCAAGGCAGACCGCGTGAAACACATCGCGCCGGCCGATTATCGTCAGGGCAGTCATCTTCGTCTATTGTTAGAGCAGATGGTCAGCGAAATTGCCGACAACATCCTGCTGCGGCGCACCAACGAGATCCAAGGCGGCACCGTTTCCGCCCCTCATTTTTAG
- a CDS encoding cytochrome c peroxidase — protein sequence MLSQSLRIIAFIGLSLCPLAADSTFEPRPVHPLAINSNGSRLFAVNPAEGRLSVFAVGPIEHTQPILIAEIPVGLVPVTVRMRNDDEAWVVNELSDTISVVSISSRSTIATIHTGDEPADLVFHQGKAYLTCSRDNSVEVYDEVTHDQLSTIPLQGLLPRALATSSDGSVLHVAFQHTSNGTTILPRQISPAQTVPAYTNPDLPSPPLTAKIVSVDHADIGYNVLDHDIANIDVATESVTYQGAVGTNILALERLGNGSLAAANSEARNLISFETELKSRFAYSRVATVTGSTVSQIDLNDNPDPSFPTVNTASAATALAQPMALLAKDSDQIWVAAYGSDRIALADTTNSAILQRVDLRGLDAPAAERSAWTVRGPRGLAKHPSLPWLYSYNKLSHTLSVIDTRSYLPVAEVSLASFEDLDSDLKMGRAFLQDARLSGNGSVSCATCHIDLERDGMAWDLGDPTGSMLSIVGYLRSIHAYTTPITHDIHPMKGPLTTQTLIGLKDQTKLHWRGDKPSIQSFNSTFPNLMGGTLLPDEEMDKIANYLNSLNHHPNPYQELDRNPPATLNGGDPIAGVGVFALFDNHCIECHSLPSGTSNNIDLPSNVASTQPLKDPPLRTLYQRQYFNPTSGGDSITGFGLLHNGTGSEFPIVHPYTLHILDNPNRDQAVRDQEKLDLTAFLLSFDTGTAPSVGAQVTLNTITKTQTATLQRLEILENQTAGEFPNSDLVLRGIYQGNRHSFVYLPDSESYQANSPSIPNQSRADLIASMESTDVLIATGVPLGSAQRYAIDRNSNGMVDGEEQPPQLTVDTARQIRWPNTQSGWHLLKSGDLSQWSPFTAPVEDTSTEFSTQDNSSDGSAFFRLLRNW from the coding sequence ATGCTATCTCAATCATTACGCATCATCGCTTTCATCGGTCTGAGCCTCTGCCCTCTGGCAGCGGACAGCACCTTTGAACCCAGGCCTGTGCACCCACTCGCCATCAACTCAAACGGCAGTCGCCTCTTCGCCGTGAACCCTGCCGAAGGTCGACTCTCAGTTTTCGCGGTCGGTCCGATCGAACACACCCAGCCCATTCTCATTGCTGAAATCCCCGTGGGGCTTGTCCCTGTCACCGTGCGTATGCGCAATGATGACGAGGCGTGGGTTGTCAACGAACTCTCCGATACCATTTCCGTGGTCTCCATTTCCTCACGCAGCACCATCGCCACCATTCACACTGGCGACGAGCCTGCCGATCTTGTTTTCCACCAAGGCAAAGCCTACTTGACCTGCTCACGCGATAACAGTGTGGAGGTCTACGACGAAGTCACGCACGACCAGCTCAGCACGATCCCGCTGCAAGGCCTTTTACCAAGAGCCCTCGCCACATCTTCTGATGGCTCGGTCCTGCACGTGGCCTTCCAGCATACCAGCAACGGAACCACCATCTTACCCCGCCAAATTTCTCCAGCACAGACAGTTCCAGCCTACACGAACCCTGATTTACCCTCACCTCCTCTGACGGCAAAAATTGTCTCGGTCGATCATGCCGATATCGGCTACAACGTGCTCGATCACGATATCGCCAACATCGATGTCGCCACCGAATCGGTGACTTACCAGGGGGCGGTCGGCACCAACATTCTGGCCTTGGAGCGCCTCGGTAACGGCTCGCTCGCGGCGGCCAATTCGGAAGCTCGGAACCTCATTAGCTTCGAGACCGAGCTGAAGTCGCGCTTCGCCTACAGCCGGGTGGCCACCGTCACGGGATCTACTGTTTCCCAGATCGACCTCAACGACAACCCGGATCCCAGTTTCCCCACCGTCAACACCGCGTCTGCAGCCACCGCTCTGGCCCAGCCGATGGCTTTACTCGCCAAGGATAGCGACCAGATCTGGGTCGCTGCTTACGGATCGGATCGGATTGCTTTAGCCGACACCACGAACTCCGCGATTCTTCAGCGCGTTGACCTTCGTGGGCTGGATGCACCGGCTGCGGAACGAAGCGCATGGACGGTTCGAGGTCCGCGAGGTTTGGCCAAGCACCCGTCGCTGCCATGGCTCTACAGCTATAACAAACTGTCCCACACCCTATCGGTGATCGATACCCGCAGCTATCTCCCCGTGGCCGAGGTCTCGCTCGCATCCTTTGAAGATCTGGATTCTGATTTGAAAATGGGACGAGCCTTCCTGCAGGACGCCCGACTCTCCGGCAACGGCTCCGTTTCCTGCGCCACCTGTCACATTGATCTCGAGCGCGACGGCATGGCCTGGGACCTCGGTGATCCGACAGGCTCGATGCTCAGTATCGTTGGCTATTTGCGTTCTATTCATGCTTACACCACGCCGATCACGCATGACATTCATCCGATGAAAGGCCCGCTGACGACTCAGACTCTGATCGGCTTGAAAGACCAGACCAAGCTCCACTGGCGAGGTGACAAGCCATCCATCCAATCCTTCAACTCCACCTTCCCCAACCTCATGGGCGGCACGCTGCTGCCGGATGAAGAGATGGATAAAATAGCCAATTACCTGAACAGCCTGAACCATCACCCCAACCCTTATCAAGAACTTGATCGCAATCCTCCGGCCACCCTCAACGGCGGTGATCCCATCGCGGGCGTGGGTGTATTTGCCCTCTTTGACAACCACTGCATCGAGTGCCACAGCCTGCCATCCGGCACCAGCAATAATATCGATCTACCGAGCAACGTCGCATCGACGCAACCGCTCAAGGATCCACCTCTACGGACTCTCTATCAGCGCCAGTATTTCAACCCAACATCAGGCGGGGACAGCATCACCGGCTTTGGTTTACTTCACAATGGCACCGGCAGTGAGTTCCCCATCGTGCACCCCTACACCCTGCACATCCTCGACAATCCAAATCGTGATCAAGCGGTAAGAGATCAGGAAAAACTCGATCTCACGGCCTTCTTACTGTCCTTCGATACCGGAACCGCCCCCTCGGTAGGAGCGCAAGTCACTCTCAACACAATCACCAAAACACAGACAGCCACCTTACAGCGGTTGGAAATTTTGGAAAACCAGACCGCCGGCGAATTCCCCAACTCCGACCTCGTTCTACGCGGCATCTATCAGGGCAACAGACACTCTTTTGTCTATTTACCCGACAGCGAAAGCTATCAAGCAAACTCACCATCGATCCCCAATCAAAGCAGAGCCGATCTCATCGCCAGCATGGAATCCACGGATGTTCTTATCGCCACAGGGGTGCCCCTTGGTAGTGCCCAACGCTACGCCATCGATCGGAATAGCAACGGCATGGTCGATGGTGAGGAACAGCCTCCGCAGCTGACAGTGGATACAGCTCGCCAGATCAGGTGGCCGAACACGCAGTCCGGCTGGCATCTGCTGAAAAGTGGCGACCTCTCGCAATGGTCACCTTTTACCGCGCCCGTGGAAGACACGAGCACTGAATTCTCCACCCAAGACAACAGTTCCGACGGCTCAGCCTTCTTCCGCCTTCTTCGTAACTGGTAA
- a CDS encoding glycosyltransferase family 2 protein: protein MNSPISQSSVAVVIPVYNRAAILKETLTYVLAQTLLPDALIVVDDESTDNTAAEVEQWLEQHAAGVHWELIRASKSTVAGARNRGLSRVESVDYVAFLDSDDHWPEDFLERCVNMLDSEPDAVAATTERFYRCSPGVKAQHKGGLEMVSDPITWFFKYGAGVSSCSLLRKSVVQELGAWPEVTLGEDTQFFGAMTLKGPWVFAEGAPVTFHIGNGGDTSEEGNLSRKYADREEQWVKDFEAIYAEVLNQQVAVDHGPLKMMLGVRWHRAYKMRLRVGDVVAARACLKHAIRWNPRCWKYRKHALLLSLTKHWVRAK from the coding sequence ATGAATTCGCCCATTTCCCAGAGTAGCGTTGCCGTTGTTATACCAGTTTACAATCGAGCTGCTATTTTGAAAGAAACGCTCACGTATGTGTTAGCGCAGACATTACTGCCTGATGCGCTGATTGTGGTTGATGATGAGTCGACAGATAATACCGCTGCAGAAGTTGAGCAGTGGTTAGAACAGCATGCGGCTGGAGTCCACTGGGAGTTGATCCGTGCTTCGAAGTCAACTGTCGCGGGAGCTAGGAATAGAGGTCTTTCCAGAGTGGAGAGTGTGGATTACGTCGCTTTTTTAGACTCTGACGACCATTGGCCTGAGGATTTTTTGGAGCGCTGTGTGAATATGTTAGATTCGGAGCCCGATGCGGTCGCTGCGACTACCGAGCGCTTTTACCGCTGTTCGCCAGGGGTTAAAGCGCAGCATAAGGGAGGGCTGGAAATGGTCTCGGACCCCATCACGTGGTTCTTTAAATATGGCGCAGGTGTTAGCTCCTGCTCACTGCTTCGCAAAAGTGTTGTGCAAGAGCTAGGTGCATGGCCTGAAGTGACTCTGGGTGAAGATACTCAATTCTTCGGTGCGATGACTCTCAAAGGACCCTGGGTGTTTGCCGAGGGAGCCCCCGTTACTTTTCATATCGGAAATGGTGGGGATACTAGCGAGGAAGGGAATCTGAGTAGGAAATACGCAGACAGAGAGGAACAATGGGTGAAAGATTTTGAAGCGATCTATGCTGAAGTGCTTAATCAACAAGTTGCGGTTGATCACGGACCGTTGAAAATGATGCTCGGAGTGCGCTGGCACAGGGCCTACAAAATGAGGTTGAGAGTAGGTGATGTGGTTGCGGCGCGGGCGTGCCTGAAACATGCCATCCGCTGGAACCCTCGGTGCTGGAAGTATCGAAAGCATGCGTTGCTGCTCAGCTTGACGAAGCATTGGGTGAGGGCGAAATGA